The region ACGGTCCCGCACGTTCGCGGAACGCGTTACGCCTCCCTCAGCCAAGCCATTCACGGAAAGGGTCCGATCTTCACGCCCGAGCCTGTTTGACGAGGTGAATGCGGAACCTGACATCCGAGATGAACCGCTCGCGCTGCCGCCGCCTGCACAGCCAGTGCCACCTCGTCCAGTGCCAACCGTGGCCGCCGGCCCAATGGGCAAAGCAAAGGATCTTCTCGCCGCGATCAAGACGCTGAAGAAACTCGAACGCCTTCGCTGCATTCCCGACGACGGCGAACGCGAGGTGTTGTCCAGATTCTGCGGGTTCGGACCCGTCGCTTTGCACATCTTCCCTGACCCCGTTACCGGAAAGTACAAGGACGGCTGGGAGCAGATCGGCGAGGAACTCCGTGGGTTACTGACGCCCGAGGAATACGCTTCGGTCAAGAGAACCACGTTCAGCCAGTTCTTCACTTCTCCGGTCGTCATGGCGGCCATGCACGAGGGATTGGCCCGGTTAGGGGTTGCCCCCGGCGCGACGGTGCTGGAGCCTGGGGCTGGGATCGGCCGGTTCATGAACCAAGGGGATTACGCGTACATCGGCGTGGAACTCGACTCGATTACGGGGAGAATCGCGAGGTTGCTCCATCCCAAGGCCGATATCCGAATCGAGAGCATTCAGGACACCAGGTTACCGCAAATCGATGCCGTCATCGGTAACGTCCCATTCGCCGACGTGAAGCTGGAACACAACGGCCAGAAGTTTTCACTTCACGATTACTGCTTTGCGAAGTCAGTCGACTCACTCAAGCCAGATGGCGTTCTGACGCTGGTCACGTCGCATTACACGCTGGACAAAATCAACGGGGCGGTCCGTGAGTATCTGGCGGAGCGGGCGGATTTCCTCGGGGCGATTCGGTTGCCAAGCGATGCTTTCAAGAAAGAAGGCACCAGCGTCGTGACCGACATCGTCTTTATGAGAAAGCGGGCGCTCGATGAACCCCCAAGGCACGTTGACGAGTGGCTGAAAGCCGAGCCCACCGAGATCGAGGGCCGTTCGCTACCGATCAACTCCTACTTCAAACGCCACCCAGAAATGGTGCTGGGCACGTACAGCGGGAAGGACTCGCTTTACGGGGAAGGTTACTCGGTCCTCTCGAATGGCGACTTGGCAGAGCAACTCCGCATCGCGATTGATCGACTTCCCAGGTTTGGGCGGGTTGAAGCACGGAACTCAAATGGGGCGAATTCGCCCCAATTAAAACCCTTCGTCCCTCCGCCTCCTGAAAAGCACATCTCCGAAGGCTCATTTTTCGTTCACGATTCTCGAATCCATCAGATGGTCGATGGGCAAGCTGCTCCTGTCGTTTATGGGGGCTCCGAACTCTGGACTCACGGTGGCTTGGTCGGCCGGAGGATGTGCGCCCTGATTGGTCTCCGCGATCTCGCCAGGCGGGTTCTCCAGTCCCAGAACGAAGGATGGCCGGAGGCCGCCAGGAACGACGCCCGCAAGAAGCTGAATCAGTCTTACGACGCTTTCAAGTCCGCATACGGGGCGATTAACAAAACGACTGTCTCGGAAAGCAAGGACGGCACGCAGATCCGCCGGATGCCGAACATCGTGAAGTTCCGAGAAGACCCGGATGCCATGTTGGTGCTCGCCCTGGAAGAGTACGACGATGCCACGGGGGATGCGAAGAAAGCCCCCATCATGCAGCGAGACGTGGTCGGGAAGACGCCGCCGATCACGTCCGTTACCTCCGCCGAGGAAGGGCTTCTCGTTTCCCTGGACCAGAAAGGGGCGGTAGACCTGCCGTTCATCTCGCAGCTTTACGGGAAGGCCGAGGCCGCAGTCATTTCCGAGTTGGGCGACCTGGTCTACTTCGATCCTGAAAGTAAGGCCTGGCAGACCGCTGACGAGTACCTGTCGGGGAACGTCCGTCACAAACTCGTGGTTGCCGAGAAAGCCGGGGTTGAGAGAAACATCGAGGCGTTGAAAGCCGTTCAGCCCGAAGACGTTTTACCCGGTGACATCGACGCCAACTTGGGAGCGCCGTGGATTCCTGTAGCTGACATTCAGACGTTCGCGACCGAGTTGTTCCGCGTGGAGCCGGATTCGATCACGATCGGGCATCTCGCGAAAGATGCGGTGTGGTCCGTGGAAGGAGACTATTCTGCTGAACGGTCGGTTGCAGTCACGGCGGATTACGGGACTTCACGAGCCAACGGCATTTGGTTGCTTTCGCTTGCCCTCAACATGAAATCCCCAGTCATTTATGATCCGGACCCTTCGGACCCGGACAAGCGGGTGGTGAACCAGGAAGCGACACTCGCTGCGAAGGAGAAACAACGGGCGATCAAGGAGCAGTTCAAAAGCTGGGTGTTCACCGATCCGGATAGAACGGAGCGGTTGGTTCGGCTTTACAACGACAACTTCAACAATCTCCGTCCCCGGCAGTTCGACGGGTCGCACCTGGATTTTCCAGGAATGTCTCAGGCTCTCACGCTCCGCCAGCATCAAAAAGACGCGGTGTGGCGGATCATGTCTGGAGGGAATACCCTTTTAGCTCATGCGGTTGGGGCCGGTAAGACCGGGGCATGCTCCGCGGGCGCGATGAAGCTGAAGCAGGCTGGTTTGGCAAAGAAGTCCCTGATCGCCGTACCGAACCATTTATTGGAGCAGTTCGCCCGCGAGTTCCAGCAGTTCTACCCCAACGCGAAGCTCTTGGTTGCCAGCAAAGACGACTTCACCAAAGAGCGCAGGAAGTTCCTCACGGCAAAAATCGCTTCAGGGGATTGGGATGCGATCATCGTCACGCATTCGAGTTTCGAGAGAATTGGAATGTCCCGGGACTTTCAGGAAAAGTTCCTGCGGAAGCAGATCGCTGAGTACGAGGAGTTGTTGTGTGACCGAGCGGCGGAAAAGGGCAAGAACCGGAACATCATCAAGACGCTCGAAAAACAGAAAGCCGCGAGGGAAGCCAAGCTGAAGGATTTGCTCGCCAGCGACAAAAAAGATGATGGTTTGGTGTTCGATGAGCTAGGGGTTGACCACATATTTATTGATGAATTTCAACAGTTTAAGAACATGGAGACTCCTTCGAAGATGGACCGCGTCGCGGGAATTCAGACTGGTGGATCAGAGCGAGCTTTCGATCTCTTCATGAAATCGCAGTACCTCCACGAGCAACACCCTGGGCATGGGCTTACTGGAGCCTCTGGAACTCCAGTGAGTAACTCGATGGTCGAGCTTTACACCCTCCAGAGGTACTTCGATCCCGAGGGATTACGAGACCGGGGTATCGAACACTT is a window of Fimbriiglobus ruber DNA encoding:
- a CDS encoding DEAD/DEAH box helicase family protein; protein product: MAAGPMGKAKDLLAAIKTLKKLERLRCIPDDGEREVLSRFCGFGPVALHIFPDPVTGKYKDGWEQIGEELRGLLTPEEYASVKRTTFSQFFTSPVVMAAMHEGLARLGVAPGATVLEPGAGIGRFMNQGDYAYIGVELDSITGRIARLLHPKADIRIESIQDTRLPQIDAVIGNVPFADVKLEHNGQKFSLHDYCFAKSVDSLKPDGVLTLVTSHYTLDKINGAVREYLAERADFLGAIRLPSDAFKKEGTSVVTDIVFMRKRALDEPPRHVDEWLKAEPTEIEGRSLPINSYFKRHPEMVLGTYSGKDSLYGEGYSVLSNGDLAEQLRIAIDRLPRFGRVEARNSNGANSPQLKPFVPPPPEKHISEGSFFVHDSRIHQMVDGQAAPVVYGGSELWTHGGLVGRRMCALIGLRDLARRVLQSQNEGWPEAARNDARKKLNQSYDAFKSAYGAINKTTVSESKDGTQIRRMPNIVKFREDPDAMLVLALEEYDDATGDAKKAPIMQRDVVGKTPPITSVTSAEEGLLVSLDQKGAVDLPFISQLYGKAEAAVISELGDLVYFDPESKAWQTADEYLSGNVRHKLVVAEKAGVERNIEALKAVQPEDVLPGDIDANLGAPWIPVADIQTFATELFRVEPDSITIGHLAKDAVWSVEGDYSAERSVAVTADYGTSRANGIWLLSLALNMKSPVIYDPDPSDPDKRVVNQEATLAAKEKQRAIKEQFKSWVFTDPDRTERLVRLYNDNFNNLRPRQFDGSHLDFPGMSQALTLRQHQKDAVWRIMSGGNTLLAHAVGAGKTGACSAGAMKLKQAGLAKKSLIAVPNHLLEQFAREFQQFYPNAKLLVASKDDFTKERRKFLTAKIASGDWDAIIVTHSSFERIGMSRDFQEKFLRKQIAEYEELLCDRAAEKGKNRNIIKTLEKQKAAREAKLKDLLASDKKDDGLVFDELGVDHIFIDEFQQFKNMETPSKMDRVAGIQTGGSERAFDLFMKSQYLHEQHPGHGLTGASGTPVSNSMVELYTLQRYFDPEGLRDRGIEHFDAWAATFGEVVETMEISPDGQTLKPRSRFAKFVNLPELQQMFRAFSDVQTTDMLDLPRPKLEGGKAQVVACPMSDEQSEIQQKLVERYERIRSTKVDPREDNALAITTDGRKLALDARMISPNAEDFPGSKINALVENVFAIWQKTSGSRGTQMIFSDIGVNPTSWGFSAYDEVTKKLIARGIPREQIVSIGEADSDAKKQALFEKVRNGSVRVLLGSTAKLGTGTNVQKRLVAMHHLDAPWKPAEVEQRDGRILRQGNQNAEVSIYRYVTEGSFDAYMWQALETKARFISQVMTGESGVRRAEDIGGQELSYAEVKAIASGNPAVLTLAEADAELQKLAVLRRSHADEQFLARRNLRELPQTIERLEKRLDALTSDAATVEGSKGMTVGKKSGTEAILGQALNRIPDEVDRRRLFPIGEYRGLAFGLERHPGGSADVYLEGRGYRTALLSRESQGPRAVMNALNRIATTYDERIEATGKELAVVRGQLSDYEARLGRVFAHSGYMEELSGLRDRLKIALSGTPAEGEPTAGELAEKIKTLRESQVVEAPMRVKSKPRVEVRRRVELEPEAKEPTTEMPEPEEAPPVSHRMQVRRGGTQMSLF